In the genome of Ananas comosus cultivar F153 linkage group 11, ASM154086v1, whole genome shotgun sequence, one region contains:
- the LOC109717485 gene encoding uncharacterized protein ycf36 isoform X2 has protein sequence MATSPLSPPLLSPLPIPKLPSLLSTCNPNPNTNSNPSTWRRKKKKAISPISASSSSSSSSFRNGTPPETECPVPAEQLPVNEYQALSSSLPFSWAAADLRLYCSRLALTGGSFALFVGLPVAAFGTGAVADPQADALRCALGTASAGLLAATLAVLRMYLGWAYVGNRLLSATVEYEETGWYDGQIWVKTPEVLARDRLLGSFSVKPVLNRVKLTLVVLAVSLVVCVLLFINTENPKRSSEDGGGRAIAGVYNDASARSFEPDAFCGEPDLS, from the exons ATGGCtacttcccctctctctcctcctctcctctcgcCCCTTCCGATCCCGAAActcccctctctcctctcaacctgtaaccctaaccctaacactAATTCTAATCCCAGCActtggaggaggaagaagaagaaggcgatcTCTCCgatctccgcctcctcctcctcctcctcctcgtcgttcCGGAACGGGACCCCACCGGAGACGGAGTGCCCCGTGCCCGCGGAGCAGCTCCCCGTGAACGAGTACCAAGCCCTATCGAgctctctccccttctcctgGGCCGCCGCCGATCTCCGCCTATACTGCTCACGCCTCGCCCTCACCGGCGGATCCTTCGCCCTCTTCGTCGGCCTCCCCGTCGCCGCCTTCGGTACCGGCGCCGTCGCCGATCCCCAAGCCGACGCCCTCCGCTGCGCCCTCGGCACCGCGTCCGCGGGGCTCCTCGCGGCCACGCTCGCCGTGCTCCGGATGTACCTCGGGTGGGCCTACGTTGGCAACCGATTGCTCAGCGCCACAGTGGAGT ATGAGGAGACGGGATGGTACGATGGGCAA ATATGGGTGAAAACTCCTGAAGTCTTAGCCCGTGATCGGCTCTTGGGCTCATTTTCT GTAAAGCCTGTGCTAAACAGGGTGAAGCTTACATTAGTAGTTCTGGCGGTGTCCTTGGTAGTCTGTGTTCTTCTTTTCATCAATACTGAGAACCCAAAGCGGTCATCGGAAGATGGTGGTGGACGAGCTATAGCTGGAGTGTACAACGATGCCTCAGCAAGGTCATTTGAGCCTGATGCATTCTGTGGCGAACCTGATCTGTCGTAG
- the LOC109717485 gene encoding uncharacterized protein ycf36 isoform X1, whose protein sequence is MATSPLSPPLLSPLPIPKLPSLLSTCNPNPNTNSNPSTWRRKKKKAISPISASSSSSSSSFRNGTPPETECPVPAEQLPVNEYQALSSSLPFSWAAADLRLYCSRLALTGGSFALFVGLPVAAFGTGAVADPQADALRCALGTASAGLLAATLAVLRMYLGWAYVGNRLLSATVDADEETGWYDGQIWVKTPEVLARDRLLGSFSVKPVLNRVKLTLVVLAVSLVVCVLLFINTENPKRSSEDGGGRAIAGVYNDASARSFEPDAFCGEPDLS, encoded by the exons ATGGCtacttcccctctctctcctcctctcctctcgcCCCTTCCGATCCCGAAActcccctctctcctctcaacctgtaaccctaaccctaacactAATTCTAATCCCAGCActtggaggaggaagaagaagaaggcgatcTCTCCgatctccgcctcctcctcctcctcctcctcgtcgttcCGGAACGGGACCCCACCGGAGACGGAGTGCCCCGTGCCCGCGGAGCAGCTCCCCGTGAACGAGTACCAAGCCCTATCGAgctctctccccttctcctgGGCCGCCGCCGATCTCCGCCTATACTGCTCACGCCTCGCCCTCACCGGCGGATCCTTCGCCCTCTTCGTCGGCCTCCCCGTCGCCGCCTTCGGTACCGGCGCCGTCGCCGATCCCCAAGCCGACGCCCTCCGCTGCGCCCTCGGCACCGCGTCCGCGGGGCTCCTCGCGGCCACGCTCGCCGTGCTCCGGATGTACCTCGGGTGGGCCTACGTTGGCAACCGATTGCTCAGCGCCACAGTGGA TGCAGATGAGGAGACGGGATGGTACGATGGGCAA ATATGGGTGAAAACTCCTGAAGTCTTAGCCCGTGATCGGCTCTTGGGCTCATTTTCT GTAAAGCCTGTGCTAAACAGGGTGAAGCTTACATTAGTAGTTCTGGCGGTGTCCTTGGTAGTCTGTGTTCTTCTTTTCATCAATACTGAGAACCCAAAGCGGTCATCGGAAGATGGTGGTGGACGAGCTATAGCTGGAGTGTACAACGATGCCTCAGCAAGGTCATTTGAGCCTGATGCATTCTGTGGCGAACCTGATCTGTCGTAG
- the LOC109717486 gene encoding putative GATA transcription factor 22: MPNDTMRSSDLILRSLLPTNEYKNGCMEKSSPDRYERKEDVHCSLEWTSLKMQWTRKMMGSDQLVERKLRRRKQDLQCQEQETKDNSNGIIRVCSNCNTTRTPLWRSGPQGPKSLCNACGIRQRKARRAMALAAAGGAVISAEKPIEMERNEDCCILPYKKRCRITPTAKKKVKFEDVIISLNNNSAFHRVFPQDEKDAAILLMGLSCGLIQN; this comes from the exons ATG CCCAATGATACCATGCGGTCAAGCGATCTGATCCTACGATCCCTTTTGCCAACCAATGAATACAAGAATGGCTGCATGGAAAAGTCATCACCCGATCGCTATGAGAGAAAAGAAGACGTACATTGCTCACTTGAGTGGACATCATTGAAGATGCAATGGACGAGGAAGATGATGGGTTCTGATCAACTCGTTGAGAGAAAACTGCGAAGAAGGAAGCAAGATCTTCAATGCCAAGAACAAGAAACAAAAGACAATAGCAATGGAATAATAAGAGTTTGTTCCAACTGCAACACTACAAGGACCCCTTTGTGGAGAAGTGGCCCCCAGGGGCCCAAG TCACTTTGTAATGCCTGTGGAATAAGGCAACGGAAGGCAAGACGGGCAATGGCGCTTGCAGCAGCAGGTGGTGCAGTAATCTCAGCTGAAAAGCCCATAGAGATGGAGAGGAATGAAGACTGTTGTATCCTTCCTTATAAGAAGCGGTGCAGAATCACCCCAACTGCTAAGAAGAAAGTTAAATTTGAAGATGTTATAATTAGTTTGAATAATAACTCAGCTTTCCATCGGGTATTCCCGCAGGATGAGAAGGATGCAGCAATATTGCTAATGGGTCTATCTTGCGGTCTGATCCAAAATTAA
- the LOC109717424 gene encoding pentatricopeptide repeat-containing protein At4g13650-like, with protein sequence MPPVILSYPSLSPSPSPHPLSTYRSSASLRANKFADTHFATKTTLNGATISSNSSTKVTKPTHILSLLTTYTRAGLMDDARKLFDEMPERNLIAWTVLMSGYSLHGPAFEAVSLFRDMLRRQPPLRPDPFVFSVVLRACSLAGSLNHGRELHCMILKLFYIEDLFVANGLVSIYANCGSITYSELVFLRIRRPDLVSWTSMLSGYMKNGLDDDALELFNDMAWRGSRFDAFALSVSLKASSNLGCVRSGIQIHCVMIKMGFTSCLFLQNCVIEFYGRIGELVAMKQVFDKLDGKDLVSWNTVIECYAYNCCHGQALSLFRILMDEDLICDRFTLVSILQAVAALGAVDHGKEIHGYLIRTGFASDTHVISALLDMYIEFGSLNDECNVVPLKLFTHFLSTGAKVDEFIFASTLKHCAVRLDLETGRLIHACVAKLGMDSDAHVVSSLIDMYSKCGILDSSYCLFSRIEHPDVVTWSSIISGSCSNGQFEKGLQLFRSMQLDYIRANEFTYTSALKACIASRDIRRGAEIHCNLIRNGYLSNLSVMKTLINLYLEVSQIDRALSLCSLIPQNENSWNQFIQAFAKLNNHKGILELFHRIQCSNGQLDHSLAHLVLDSCGNLLLLNMGLQAHAYITKRGFASNHKVGNALIKMYSDFGILSHAIDAFNQMPEKSSSSWAAIIAANVDNGCPSKALELFIQMVRKDKSPNSNTFVSVLKACAQKGLIDEAFHLFVLMRKVYQIDPSAEHYYSMVEVLGRVGMFREAEHFIERVIPCESGTAAWKALLSSGLVHGNTNVAKTRHGRF encoded by the coding sequence ATGCCACCCGTTATActctcctacccttctctctcaccctctccctctcctcatCCCCTCAGTACCTACAGGAGCTCCGCTTCTCTTCGAGCTAATAAATTTGCTGATACTCATTTTGCTACGAAAACTACTCTTAATGGCGCTACTATCTCCAGCAATTCATCTACTAAGGTTACTAAACCGACCCACATCCTCTCCCTGCTCACCACCTACACGCGCGCCGGCCTTATGGACGACGCGCGCAAgttgttcgacgaaatgcccgaAAGGAATCTTATAGCATGGACTGTACTGATGTCCGGCTATTCTCTCCATGGCCCCGCCTTCGAGGCCGTTTCCCTCTTCCGCGACATGCTGCGGCGGCAACCGCCTCTGCGGCCAGACCCCTTTGTTTTCTCCGTAGTACTACGAGCCTGCTCTCTCGCCGGAAGCCTCAATCATGGCCGGGAACTGCACTGCATGATACTAAAGCTGTTCTATATTGAGGACCTGTTTGTCGCCAATGGTCTCGTCAGCATCTACGCGAATTGCGGGTCGATCACTTACTCTGAGCTTGTCTTTCTTAGAATCCGGCGGCCGGATTTGGTTTCGTGGACCTCGATGTTGAGTGGGTACATGAAAAACGGGCTCGATGATGACGCTCTTGAGCTCTTCAATGATATGGCTTGGAGAGGAAGCCGCTTCGATGCTTTCGCTCTCTCTGTCAGTCTAAAGGCTTCCAGCAATCTGGGTTGTGTACGCTCAGGGATTCAGATTCACTGCGTTATGATCAAGATGGGTTTTACTTCCTGCCTCTTCTTGCAGAACTGCGTGATCGAGTTCTATGGAAGAATCGGTGAATTGGTCGCCATGAAACAAGTTTTCGATAAGCTGGATGGAAAGGATTTGGTTTCTTGGAACACCGTAATTGAATGCTATGCTTACAATTGTTGTCACGGACAGGCTCTATCGCTATTCCGCATATTGATGGATGAAGATTTGATATGTGATAGGTTCACTTTGGTCAGCATTCTTCAGGCTGTCGCGGCCTTAGGAGCTGTCGATCATGGTAAGGAAATTCATGGCTACTTAATCAGAACCGGCTTCGCGTCGGACACTCATGTGATCAGTGCTCTTCTTGATATGTACATCGAGTTTGGATCGTTGAATGACGAATGCAATGTGGTTCCTCTTAAACTTTTCACACATTTTCTATCAACTGGAGCAAAAGTAGATGAGTTTATTTTCGCCAGCACTTTGAAGCACTGTGCTGTTCGCCTTGATCTAGAGACAGGGAGGTTGATTCATGCTTGCGTTGCGAAGCTTGGAATGGATTCAGATGCACATGTGGTCAGCTCGTTGATCGACATGTATTCCAAGTGCGGAATTTTAGATTCATCTTATTGCCTTTTCTCAAGAATCGAGCATCCCGATGTGGTAACATGGTCTTCAATAATCTCAGGGAGCTGTTCTAATGGTCAGTTCGAAAAAGGTTTGCAGCTCTTCAGGAGTATGCAGTTGGATTACATCAGAGCAAATGAATTCACTTACACATCTGCTCTTAAAGCCTGCATTGCTTCGAGAGATATTCGACGGGGAGCGGAGATTCATTGCAACTTAATTAGAAATGGTTATCTGTCGAATCTCTCTGTCATGAAAACCCTCATCAACCTCTATTTGGAGGTGAGCCAAATCGATCGAGCTCTCAGCTTATGCTCATTGATACCGCAGAATGAGAATTCGTGGAATCAGTTCATTCAAGCATTTGCAAAACTCAACAACCACAAAGGGATCCTCGAGCTTTTTCACCGCATCCAATGCTCTAATGGGCAGTTAGATCATTCATTGGCCCATTTGGTCCTCGATTCCTGTGGGAATCTATTGCTTCTCAATATGGGCCTTCAGGCACACGCCTACATTACAAAGAGAGGATTTGCATCGAACCACAAAGTAGGCAATGCTCTTATTAAAATGTACTCCGATTTTGGAATACTTTCACATGCCATCGATGCTTTTAACCAGATGCCAGAGAAGAGCTCATCTTCTTGGGCCGCCATTATTGCAGCAAATGTTGATAATGGCTGTCCATCTAAAGCTCTTGAGCTCTTCATTCAAATGGTAAGGAAGGATAAGTCTCCGAATTCCAATACATTTGTTTCTGTGCTCAAGGCTTGTGCACAAAAAGGACTCATAGACGAAGCCTTTCATTTATTTGTATTGATGAGGAAAGTTTATCAGATAGATCCCTCGGCCGAACATTATTACTCGATGGTCGAGGTTTTGGGGCGTGTTGGGATGTTCAGAGAGGCAGAGCACTTTATCGAGAGAGTAATTCCTTGCGAATCTGGCACTGCAGCATGGAAGGCACTTCTTTCTTCAGGTCTAGTACATGGTAACACGAATGTTGCTAAGACGCGGCATGGAAGGTTCTAG